A stretch of the Streptomyces sp. WMMB303 genome encodes the following:
- a CDS encoding type I polyketide synthase, translating to MTRENAPVDRIAVVGVGCRVPGADGPAQFWDNLVAGTDSVARPSERRRTAPVPAGPGLPDEGGFLDSVDEFDADFFGIADREAAAMDPQQRLALELAWEAMEDAGVVPGALRHRPVGVFVGSLSDDYALLASRHGSAALSHHATTGLQRGVIANRISHHLGVRGPSLLVDTGQSSSLVSVQLACASLRAGECELAVAGGVNLALVPDTQLAAARLGVLSPRGRCRVFDRDADGFVRGEGGALVVLKPLAAAVADGDRVYCVIRAAAVNHDGAGEEMAAPDPRAQSELIRSAHRAAGTDPADVQYVELHGTGTPAGDAAEADALGEVFADRPGGPLAVGSVKTNIGHLEGAAGIAGLVKTALALHHRELPASLHFTAPADRLPPHGLRVQTATSGWPRPEAPLVAGVSAFGMGGTNCHVVLAAHDEDVPVPTADATEPLPFPLSARTPGALAAAARALRAHLAARPGLRRVDVACTLATARTAHPCRAVVLAHDRATLLAGLDELADAADPSCATVTGHTPAAASPVQERTDRFLAGEQTDWHAVFEQYAPVRVPLPGYPFQRRRHWPTAPAASAEAEDAPAARPAPARAADAAPGAQEPPLAAVLELAAGVLGAAVAPDLPFRDQGFDSMMGLELRDLLEERIGADLPVALLYDHPTPAALAEHLASTPDQEPAAAAPATSGQPAAPAAPAASEEAADPVVVVGMGCRFPGGVENPEDLWRLLADRVDAITPPPAERGWQRMDVSGLRPGGFLTGIDRFDAEFFGISPREAAAMDPQQRLFLEVAWEAVERAGIVPGTLRATRTAVFAGATAQDYGARLHEQADAAGGFLLTGGTPSVLSGRLAYVLGLSGPALTVDTACSSSLAAVHLACRSLRTGESTLALAGGVTVMPLPGMFTEFARQGGLSADGRCRAFGASADGTGWAEGAGAVVLERLSEARRNGHPVLAVVRGTALNSDGASNGLTAPSGLAQRQVIAEALADAGVLAHEVDAVEAHGTGTALGDPVEASALLAAYGTGRPADRPLLLGSVKSNIGHTQAAAGLAGLIKMVLALGHGELPATLHAEEPSPHIDWASGGLQLLTRAVPWPSAGRPRRAGISSFGISGTNAHVVLEQPPRAEPLAAAPQQPGPGGPVALVLSGRTEQALRDQAARLHTELAARADRQPADVAHSLLTTRTRFRQRAAVTGTGRDALLRGLTAVAEGTADPSVVLGSATEDHRPVLVFGGQGAQWAGMGRELLDAAPPFATSIDRCEQALSPHVDWSLTGVLRGEPGQPGADRVDVVQPVLFATMVALAELWRAHGVEPAAVVGNSQGEIAAACTAGALSLEDAALIVARRSQALVALAGRGAMASVALPTDRVRALLSPWGERVSVAVRNGPGATTVSGEPEAVAEVVERCVADGVRAKLVAVDYASHSAQVAELEERLRTDLADVRPTAPRIPMMSTVDAAFVRDAALDSGYWYRNLRETVRFDEAVGALLDAGHRAFVEVSPHPVALSGIAECADEAAADVVLVETLTRDEGGPERFLRSLAKADAHGLPVYWSETVRGTAVPLPTYPFQRESHWLPVPAGAGDLSAAGLESAAHPLLGAAVELADSGTLVLTGTLSVEETPWLADHAVLDTVVLPGTACLELVLCAARRAGCPVVTELVLDQPVVLPAEGALTTQLVVAEPDGEGRRPVTVHTRADAEGAQWVRHATAVAGPDTPDTPDAAAPLAAWPPPEATPVPVAGHYTRLRSLGLDYGPVFRGLRSAWSRDGDLWLEVSLPESPQAAPRGFGVHPALLDAALHGIWLRDGDAGTCRLPFSWTGVRLSTTAATTLRVRLAAVGEDGAVALSAWDEDGAPVLTVDHLALRPVSPGLLTADVGLYAPDWMPVAEPDPAPAAGAGEEDPVVLGTELPAAAPAVAVLSCPAGEDPAAAAARVLERVRAWAGEERFAASRLAVVTTGGDGGLSDPGHAAVWGLMRSAQTENPGRFLLLDTPEAAPDPARVAAALATGEAQLRDRDGRFETPVLRRSTESPVLRRSTGTRQSAPTPSLGGTALITGGTGGLGALVARELVTAHGVRRLLLLSRRGPHAPGADGLVDELAALGADAEAVACDAADREALARVLETVPDGYPLTTVVHAAGVLEDGLVSAMDTEALHRVMRPKAAAAQALHELTAHLSSVTAFVLFSSVAGLLGTAGQANYAAANGALDALARTRHAAGLPATSIAWGLWSRRSGMTGQLDDTAVRRLAAAGIGELETDAGLRLFGAALRETAPLVVAARLHGSGTSGMLRGIAPARPRPAARQEPVHSVTEELTALPAAQRRSRMVALVGAHTAAALGHGASHTVDADTSFKALGCDSLIAVEVRNRLAAATGLRLPATVVFSHPTPGQLAAWLLDRLAPPAEDARRAAGTPDGTAAPGPAPDPVPAAADGPSRTGAEEIAHILTDADVDELFALIDADPDAGPGETAALDDSGALDGAVSPGRSPDGR from the coding sequence ATGACGCGGGAGAACGCACCCGTCGACCGGATCGCGGTCGTCGGGGTGGGGTGTCGTGTGCCCGGAGCCGACGGGCCGGCGCAGTTCTGGGACAACCTGGTCGCCGGGACCGACAGCGTGGCCCGCCCGTCGGAGCGCCGCCGCACCGCGCCCGTACCGGCCGGGCCCGGACTGCCGGACGAGGGCGGCTTCCTGGACTCCGTCGACGAGTTCGACGCGGACTTCTTCGGGATCGCCGACCGCGAGGCGGCGGCCATGGATCCGCAGCAGCGCCTGGCGCTGGAGCTGGCCTGGGAGGCGATGGAGGACGCCGGTGTCGTACCCGGCGCACTGCGCCACCGGCCGGTCGGCGTGTTCGTCGGCTCGCTGTCCGACGACTACGCGCTGCTGGCCTCCCGGCACGGCTCGGCGGCGCTGTCCCACCACGCCACGACCGGACTGCAACGCGGCGTGATCGCCAACCGGATCTCGCACCACCTGGGGGTGCGCGGCCCCAGCCTGCTCGTGGACACCGGGCAGTCCTCCTCGCTGGTCTCGGTCCAACTGGCGTGCGCGAGCCTGCGCGCCGGGGAGTGCGAACTGGCAGTGGCCGGCGGGGTGAACCTGGCCCTGGTGCCGGACACCCAACTGGCCGCCGCCCGCCTGGGAGTGCTCTCCCCACGCGGCCGCTGCCGGGTCTTCGACCGGGACGCCGACGGGTTCGTCCGCGGCGAGGGCGGCGCGCTCGTCGTGCTCAAGCCGCTCGCCGCCGCGGTCGCCGACGGCGACCGGGTGTACTGCGTGATCCGCGCCGCCGCGGTCAACCACGACGGCGCGGGTGAGGAGATGGCCGCACCCGACCCGCGGGCCCAGAGCGAACTCATCAGGTCCGCGCACCGGGCCGCCGGGACGGACCCCGCGGATGTGCAGTACGTGGAACTGCACGGCACCGGGACACCGGCCGGCGACGCGGCCGAGGCGGACGCGCTCGGCGAGGTCTTCGCCGACCGCCCCGGCGGACCGTTGGCAGTGGGCTCGGTGAAGACGAACATCGGCCACCTGGAGGGCGCCGCCGGGATCGCCGGACTGGTCAAGACGGCCCTGGCGCTCCACCACCGGGAGCTGCCGGCCAGCCTGCACTTCACCGCGCCCGCCGACCGGCTTCCGCCGCACGGCCTGCGGGTGCAGACCGCGACCTCGGGCTGGCCCCGTCCGGAAGCCCCGCTGGTGGCGGGCGTCAGCGCGTTCGGTATGGGCGGCACCAACTGCCATGTCGTCCTCGCCGCGCACGACGAGGACGTACCCGTGCCCACCGCCGACGCCACGGAGCCGCTGCCCTTCCCGCTGTCCGCACGGACACCCGGGGCGCTCGCCGCGGCGGCCCGCGCACTGCGCGCACACCTGGCGGCCCGGCCCGGGCTGCGCCGGGTGGACGTGGCCTGCACGCTCGCCACAGCCCGCACCGCGCACCCCTGCCGCGCGGTCGTCCTCGCCCACGACCGGGCGACCCTGCTGGCGGGGCTGGACGAACTGGCCGACGCCGCCGACCCGTCCTGCGCCACCGTCACAGGTCACACCCCCGCCGCCGCCTCGCCCGTCCAGGAGCGCACCGACCGGTTCCTGGCGGGTGAACAGACCGACTGGCATGCGGTGTTCGAACAGTACGCACCGGTCCGGGTGCCGCTGCCGGGCTATCCCTTCCAGCGCCGCCGCCACTGGCCCACCGCGCCGGCCGCATCGGCCGAAGCCGAGGACGCCCCGGCGGCACGGCCCGCGCCGGCGCGAGCCGCCGATGCCGCCCCCGGCGCCCAGGAGCCGCCGCTGGCCGCGGTACTGGAGCTGGCCGCCGGAGTGCTGGGCGCGGCGGTCGCACCCGACCTCCCCTTCCGGGACCAGGGCTTCGACTCGATGATGGGCCTGGAGCTGCGCGATCTACTCGAGGAGCGGATCGGCGCCGACCTGCCGGTCGCCCTCCTCTACGACCACCCCACGCCCGCCGCGCTGGCCGAGCACCTGGCGAGCACGCCGGACCAGGAGCCGGCCGCGGCCGCCCCGGCGACGAGCGGGCAGCCGGCCGCACCGGCCGCACCGGCCGCGTCCGAGGAAGCGGCCGACCCGGTGGTCGTCGTCGGCATGGGCTGCCGGTTCCCCGGCGGAGTGGAGAACCCCGAGGACCTGTGGCGGCTGCTGGCCGACCGCGTCGACGCGATCACCCCGCCGCCCGCCGAACGCGGCTGGCAGCGGATGGACGTCAGCGGCCTGCGCCCCGGCGGATTCCTCACCGGCATCGACCGCTTCGACGCGGAGTTCTTCGGCATCTCCCCCCGGGAAGCGGCCGCGATGGACCCGCAGCAGCGACTGTTCCTCGAAGTGGCCTGGGAGGCCGTCGAGCGCGCCGGCATCGTCCCCGGGACGCTGCGCGCCACCCGCACCGCGGTCTTCGCGGGCGCCACGGCCCAGGACTACGGCGCCCGGCTGCACGAACAGGCCGACGCGGCGGGCGGATTCCTGCTCACCGGCGGCACCCCGAGCGTGCTGTCGGGCCGGCTCGCCTACGTGCTCGGCCTCTCCGGCCCGGCCCTCACCGTCGACACCGCCTGCTCCTCGTCCCTCGCCGCGGTGCACCTGGCCTGCCGATCGCTGCGCACCGGGGAGTCCACCCTCGCCCTCGCGGGCGGGGTCACCGTGATGCCGCTGCCGGGCATGTTCACCGAGTTCGCCCGGCAGGGTGGGCTGTCGGCCGACGGCCGCTGCCGGGCGTTCGGCGCCTCGGCGGACGGTACCGGCTGGGCCGAGGGCGCGGGCGCCGTGGTGCTGGAGCGGCTCTCCGAAGCCCGCCGCAACGGCCACCCGGTGCTGGCGGTGGTACGCGGTACGGCGCTGAACTCCGACGGCGCCAGCAACGGACTCACCGCACCCAGCGGACTGGCCCAGCGGCAGGTGATCGCCGAGGCGCTCGCCGACGCGGGGGTGCTCGCGCACGAGGTGGACGCCGTCGAGGCGCACGGCACCGGTACCGCGCTCGGCGACCCCGTCGAGGCGAGCGCGCTGCTGGCCGCCTACGGAACCGGCCGGCCCGCCGACCGGCCGCTGCTGCTCGGCTCGGTCAAGTCCAACATCGGACACACCCAGGCCGCCGCCGGACTGGCCGGGCTGATCAAGATGGTGCTGGCGCTCGGGCACGGCGAACTCCCCGCCACCCTGCACGCCGAGGAACCCTCGCCGCACATCGACTGGGCGTCCGGCGGCCTTCAACTGCTCACCCGGGCCGTGCCCTGGCCGTCGGCCGGCCGGCCGCGGCGGGCCGGAATCTCATCCTTCGGCATCAGCGGCACCAACGCGCACGTCGTCCTCGAACAGCCGCCCCGCGCCGAGCCGCTCGCGGCCGCCCCGCAGCAGCCGGGGCCCGGCGGCCCGGTGGCGCTCGTGCTCTCCGGCCGCACCGAGCAGGCGCTGCGTGACCAGGCCGCCCGGCTGCACACCGAACTGGCCGCGCGCGCGGACCGGCAACCGGCCGATGTCGCCCACTCGCTGCTGACCACCCGCACCCGCTTCCGGCAGCGTGCCGCGGTCACCGGCACCGGCCGGGACGCGCTGCTGCGCGGTCTGACCGCCGTCGCCGAGGGCACCGCCGACCCCTCCGTCGTGCTGGGCAGCGCCACCGAGGACCACCGTCCCGTCCTCGTCTTCGGCGGCCAGGGCGCGCAGTGGGCCGGCATGGGGCGCGAACTCCTCGACGCGGCGCCGCCCTTCGCCACCTCGATCGACCGCTGCGAGCAGGCCCTGTCCCCGCACGTGGACTGGAGCCTGACCGGAGTACTGCGCGGCGAACCGGGGCAGCCCGGAGCGGACCGGGTCGACGTGGTGCAGCCCGTGCTGTTCGCCACCATGGTCGCGCTCGCCGAACTGTGGCGCGCGCACGGTGTGGAACCGGCCGCCGTGGTCGGCAACAGCCAGGGCGAGATCGCCGCCGCGTGCACCGCCGGGGCGCTGAGTCTGGAGGACGCCGCGCTGATCGTCGCCCGCCGCTCGCAGGCCCTGGTGGCACTGGCCGGGCGGGGCGCCATGGCCTCCGTGGCGCTGCCGACCGACCGGGTGCGTGCACTGCTGTCGCCCTGGGGCGAGCGGGTGTCGGTCGCCGTGCGCAACGGCCCCGGTGCCACCACCGTCTCGGGGGAGCCCGAAGCGGTCGCCGAGGTCGTGGAGCGCTGCGTCGCCGACGGTGTCCGCGCGAAGCTCGTCGCGGTCGACTACGCGTCGCACTCCGCGCAGGTGGCCGAGCTGGAGGAGCGGCTGCGCACCGACCTGGCCGACGTACGCCCCACCGCCCCCCGCATCCCGATGATGTCCACCGTGGACGCCGCCTTCGTGCGGGACGCCGCACTCGACTCCGGCTACTGGTACCGCAACCTGCGCGAGACGGTCCGCTTCGACGAGGCCGTCGGCGCCCTCCTCGACGCCGGGCACCGCGCCTTCGTCGAAGTCAGCCCGCACCCGGTGGCGCTCTCCGGGATCGCCGAGTGCGCCGACGAAGCAGCCGCGGACGTCGTCCTCGTGGAGACGCTGACCCGCGACGAGGGCGGGCCGGAGCGGTTCCTGCGGTCACTGGCCAAGGCGGACGCGCACGGACTGCCGGTGTACTGGTCCGAGACCGTGCGGGGCACCGCGGTCCCGCTGCCGACCTACCCCTTCCAGCGGGAGTCGCACTGGCTCCCGGTCCCGGCGGGCGCCGGCGACCTGTCGGCGGCGGGACTGGAGTCCGCGGCGCACCCCCTGCTGGGGGCCGCCGTCGAACTCGCCGACAGCGGCACCCTCGTGCTGACCGGCACCCTCTCGGTCGAGGAAACACCCTGGCTGGCCGACCACGCGGTGCTCGACACCGTGGTGCTGCCCGGTACGGCCTGCCTGGAACTGGTGCTGTGCGCCGCCCGCCGGGCCGGCTGCCCGGTGGTCACCGAACTGGTCCTGGACCAGCCGGTGGTGCTGCCCGCCGAGGGTGCGCTGACCACCCAACTGGTGGTGGCGGAGCCCGACGGGGAGGGCCGCCGCCCGGTCACCGTGCACACCCGCGCCGACGCCGAGGGCGCGCAGTGGGTCCGGCACGCCACCGCGGTCGCCGGACCGGACACCCCGGACACCCCGGACGCGGCGGCCCCGCTCGCCGCGTGGCCGCCACCGGAGGCGACCCCGGTGCCGGTGGCCGGGCACTACACGCGGCTGCGGTCGCTCGGGCTGGACTACGGACCGGTCTTCCGCGGCCTGCGCTCGGCCTGGTCCCGGGACGGGGACCTGTGGCTGGAGGTCTCCCTGCCGGAGAGCCCGCAGGCCGCACCGCGCGGGTTCGGCGTGCACCCGGCGCTGCTGGACGCGGCGCTGCACGGGATCTGGCTGCGCGACGGCGACGCGGGAACCTGCCGGCTGCCCTTCTCCTGGACCGGGGTTCGGCTGTCCACGACCGCCGCGACCACCCTGCGGGTACGGCTCGCGGCCGTGGGCGAGGACGGCGCGGTGGCGTTGTCCGCCTGGGACGAGGACGGGGCCCCGGTACTCACCGTCGACCACCTCGCGCTGCGCCCGGTCTCCCCGGGACTGCTCACCGCGGACGTCGGTCTGTACGCGCCGGACTGGATGCCGGTCGCCGAGCCGGACCCCGCCCCCGCCGCCGGCGCGGGGGAGGAGGACCCCGTCGTCCTGGGCACCGAACTGCCCGCCGCGGCGCCCGCCGTGGCCGTCCTGAGCTGCCCGGCCGGGGAGGACCCCGCGGCCGCGGCCGCCCGGGTGCTGGAGCGGGTGCGCGCCTGGGCGGGGGAGGAGCGGTTCGCGGCGTCCCGGCTCGCGGTGGTGACCACCGGCGGCGACGGCGGGCTGTCCGACCCCGGCCACGCCGCCGTGTGGGGACTGATGCGGTCGGCGCAGACCGAGAACCCGGGCCGCTTCCTGCTGCTGGACACCCCCGAAGCCGCGCCCGACCCGGCACGGGTCGCCGCCGCGCTGGCCACCGGTGAGGCGCAACTGCGCGACCGGGACGGCCGGTTCGAGACCCCGGTGCTGCGCCGCAGCACCGAGTCTCCTGTGCTGCGCCGCAGCACCGGGACCCGGCAGTCGGCCCCGACCCCTTCGCTCGGCGGCACCGCGCTGATCACCGGCGGGACCGGCGGGCTCGGCGCACTCGTCGCCCGCGAACTGGTCACCGCGCACGGCGTGCGCCGGCTCCTGCTGCTCAGCAGGCGCGGCCCGCACGCACCCGGAGCGGACGGACTCGTCGACGAACTGGCCGCGCTGGGCGCCGACGCCGAGGCGGTGGCCTGCGACGCGGCGGACCGCGAAGCGCTGGCCCGGGTCCTGGAGACCGTCCCGGACGGGTACCCGCTCACCACGGTGGTGCACGCCGCGGGTGTGCTGGAGGACGGTCTGGTGTCCGCCATGGACACCGAGGCGCTCCACCGCGTGATGCGGCCCAAGGCGGCGGCCGCGCAGGCGCTGCACGAGCTGACGGCACACCTCTCCTCGGTCACCGCGTTCGTGCTGTTCTCCTCGGTCGCGGGCCTGCTGGGCACCGCCGGGCAGGCCAACTACGCGGCGGCCAACGGCGCGCTCGACGCGCTGGCCAGGACCCGGCACGCGGCCGGGCTGCCCGCGACGTCGATCGCCTGGGGACTGTGGTCCCGGCGCAGCGGCATGACCGGCCAGTTGGACGACACCGCCGTGCGCCGGCTGGCGGCCGCGGGCATCGGGGAGCTGGAGACCGACGCCGGACTGCGGCTGTTCGGCGCCGCGCTGCGGGAGACGGCTCCGCTGGTGGTGGCCGCCCGGCTGCACGGCTCGGGCACGTCCGGCATGCTGCGCGGCATCGCACCGGCGCGGCCGCGCCCGGCCGCGCGCCAGGAACCGGTCCACTCGGTGACCGAGGAGCTGACCGCCCTGCCCGCGGCGCAGCGGCGCTCCCGGATGGTGGCCCTCGTCGGCGCGCACACCGCGGCGGCGCTCGGGCACGGCGCCTCGCACACCGTCGACGCCGACACCTCGTTCAAGGCGCTCGGCTGCGACTCCCTGATCGCCGTCGAGGTGCGCAACCGGCTCGCCGCGGCGACCGGGCTGCGGTTGCCCGCCACCGTCGTCTTCAGCCACCCCACCCCCGGGCAGCTCGCCGCCTGGCTGCTCGACCGGTTGGCGCCCCCGGCGGAGGACGCGCGGCGCGCCGCGGGCACACCGGACGGCACCGCCGCTCCCGGCCCGGCACCCGACCCCGTGCCCGCCGCAGCGGACGGGCCGTCGCGCACCGGTGCCGAGGAGATCGCGCACATCCTGACCGACGCCGACGTCGACGAACTCTTCGCACTGATCGACGCCGACCCGGACGCCGGACCCGGCGAAACCGCTGCCCTCGACGACTCCGGCGCCCTCGACGGCGCGGTCTCCCCCGGAAGGAGCCCCGATGGCCGATGA
- a CDS encoding nitric oxide synthase oxygenase: MLSESLFRRAVERSTGAAPLAAEAPAASPGRDTARLLDEAERFVGLFHSEGEGQDDGSAARRMADIRAEVDATGTYTHTRAELAFGARVAWRNSNRCIGRLYWRSLRVRDRRATRDAADIAAESVKHLTEAGGGGRIRPTITVFAPDGPDTPGPRFHNEQLIRYAGYRQPDGTVLGDPMNTGLTELALRHGWPGGPGTRFDVLPLVVETPRDGIEVFELPPEAVLEVELSHPRYPWFAALGLRWHAVPVISAMDLEIGGIRYPAAPFNGWYMGTEIGARNFGDTDRYDMLPVVAAKMALDTSSDTSLWRDRAMVELNVAVLHSFARAGVKITDHHTEAKRFLTHVEREEEAGRSCPADWSWIVPPLSGSATLVFHRYYDEGDLRPNYLHRACPVTQEQAPPPGGHGDGPRPTPGPHPGPPPGADRRAADGPPHPGGITG; the protein is encoded by the coding sequence TTGCTCAGTGAAAGTCTCTTTCGGCGTGCCGTCGAACGCTCCACCGGCGCCGCCCCGCTCGCGGCGGAGGCGCCGGCCGCCTCGCCCGGCCGGGACACGGCCCGGCTGCTGGACGAAGCGGAGCGGTTCGTCGGCCTCTTCCACAGTGAGGGCGAGGGGCAGGACGACGGTTCGGCCGCCCGGCGGATGGCCGACATCCGCGCGGAGGTGGACGCCACCGGCACCTACACCCACACCCGGGCAGAACTCGCCTTCGGGGCGCGGGTGGCCTGGCGCAACAGCAACCGGTGCATCGGCAGGCTCTACTGGCGCAGTCTGCGGGTGCGCGACCGGCGCGCCACCCGGGACGCGGCGGACATCGCGGCCGAGTCGGTCAAGCATCTGACGGAGGCGGGCGGCGGCGGCCGGATCCGGCCCACCATCACCGTGTTCGCCCCGGACGGGCCCGACACCCCCGGACCGCGCTTCCACAACGAGCAGCTCATCCGGTACGCCGGATACCGGCAGCCGGACGGTACGGTCCTCGGCGACCCGATGAACACCGGCCTGACGGAACTGGCGCTGCGGCACGGCTGGCCCGGCGGTCCCGGCACCCGCTTCGACGTGCTTCCGCTGGTCGTCGAGACCCCGCGGGACGGGATCGAGGTGTTCGAACTCCCGCCGGAAGCCGTGCTGGAGGTCGAGCTGTCCCACCCGCGGTACCCCTGGTTCGCCGCACTGGGGCTGCGCTGGCACGCGGTGCCCGTGATCTCCGCGATGGACCTGGAGATCGGCGGCATCCGCTACCCGGCCGCCCCGTTCAACGGCTGGTACATGGGCACCGAGATCGGCGCCCGCAACTTCGGGGACACCGACCGCTACGACATGCTGCCCGTCGTCGCGGCGAAGATGGCGCTGGACACCAGTTCCGACACCTCACTGTGGCGGGACCGGGCGATGGTCGAGCTGAACGTCGCCGTCCTGCACTCCTTCGCCCGGGCCGGCGTCAAGATCACCGACCACCACACCGAGGCCAAGCGCTTCCTCACCCACGTCGAGCGCGAGGAGGAGGCGGGCCGCAGCTGCCCGGCGGACTGGTCGTGGATCGTGCCGCCGCTCTCCGGCTCGGCGACCCTCGTCTTCCACCGCTACTACGACGAGGGCGATCTGCGCCCCAACTACCTGCACCGGGCCTGCCCCGTCACCCAGGAGCAGGCCCCGCCACCCGGTGGCCACGGCGACGGCCCGCGGCCGACGCCCGGACCGCACCCGGGGCCGCCACCCGGCGCGGACCGGCGGGCGGCGGACGGCCCGCCGCACCCAGGGGGGATCACCGGATGA